ACTGGTGGTTCATTTATGGGTAATAGGATTAGGATGCAGGAGCTTACCTCAAGGCCGAATATATACATTAGGAGTATGGCTACGAGGGGAATACGTGGAGGACTTAACTATGCGACAATAGCCGCGGTTAATGTACTTGAGTACGCAGGTGCGGACTACATATTCATTGAGACTGTTGGTGCCGGGCAATCAGATACAGATATTAAGTATGTAGCGGACACAATACTAGTATTAGTACCACCGCTCTCTGGCGATGAAATTCAAGCACTTAAGAGTGGACTTATGGAGATTGGTGATATTTACGTAGTTTCAAAGTCCGATAACCAAGTATCTGAGTCAACGTATAGGGACTTAATGGCCATGGTTGATATGATGAAGGAAATAAAGGGTAATTCATGGAAGCCCATTGTTGTTAAGGTATCTGGATTGTATGGATATGGTGTTGATGATTTATTAAGGTTAATTGATGATAGATTTAGGGAGTTAATTAATAATGGTAGATTAAGCGAGTCCTTGATTAGTAGAAGATTACTCGAGATGAGGCTTTACGCGTATGACTTGCTTGAGAAGAGCCTTATTGAGAGGAAGGATCTGGAGAGTGAGGTCGTTAGTGGTAAGTTAACACCGCAGGAGGCGGCAAGGAGATTACTAGGTATGGAGAGGCCGAGGCTTGATCACGTGGCTATTGCGGTTAAGGATCTTGATGGTACGATTGAGAAGTTTAGGAAGTTGGGGCTTAGGGTTAGTGATCCTGTAATTGTTGAGGAGCAGGGGGTTAAGGTTGCGATGGTGTGGCTTGGTAATACAAGGATTGAGTTACTGGAGCCGCTTAATCCTAATTCAACGGTGGCTAAATTCCTAGAGAGTAGGGGCGAAGGTATTCATCATATAGCCCTTGAGGTTAATGACCTAGAGGAATTTATTAAGAGGGTTCAGGAGGCCGGCCTTGTAATTACTGGTAAGCCGAGTAAGGGTGCTGAGGGCCTTGTCGTATTTATCCACCCAAAGAGCCTTAACGGTGTGCTCCTTGAATTGGTGCAGCACAGGGCATAATAAGTGATCTTTAAATAATCTAAAAGTGCAGGTTGAGCTTGCGTGAGAAGGGGTAGGTCATTTGAGCATGGCTATACAATAGTGTTTAGGGGAGGGGATTCAA
This is a stretch of genomic DNA from Vulcanisaeta moutnovskia 768-28. It encodes these proteins:
- the meaB gene encoding methylmalonyl Co-A mutase-associated GTPase MeaB, whose product is MSIDINELLIRVRNWDKLAIAKLITLAEEGIEVPLGIQHRSHVIGITGPPGSGKSTLIYTMARKIPQEKRIAILTIDPSSPFTGGSFMGNRIRMQELTSRPNIYIRSMATRGIRGGLNYATIAAVNVLEYAGADYIFIETVGAGQSDTDIKYVADTILVLVPPLSGDEIQALKSGLMEIGDIYVVSKSDNQVSESTYRDLMAMVDMMKEIKGNSWKPIVVKVSGLYGYGVDDLLRLIDDRFRELINNGRLSESLISRRLLEMRLYAYDLLEKSLIERKDLESEVVSGKLTPQEAARRLLGMERPRLDHVAIAVKDLDGTIEKFRKLGLRVSDPVIVEEQGVKVAMVWLGNTRIELLEPLNPNSTVAKFLESRGEGIHHIALEVNDLEEFIKRVQEAGLVITGKPSKGAEGLVVFIHPKSLNGVLLELVQHRA